The genome window TGTTTAACGTCTGCTTTCTGCAGAAGCATAGCGTGCCGGTCATCATGATGAATCACAACTACCCGCCGGTTGTGTTCGACCGCCTCAAAAAGAAATCCAAATTACGGCAGCGCATATACAAAGAACTGATCGAAGAAGCCGATGTGCTGCAAGTGCTCAATAAAAGCTTTGAGAGCACCATTTCGCCTTACTATGACGTCAAAAAAATTGTCACTATCGGCAATGCAGTTGTCCAAATTCCACCCAAAAAAAGGGCCCAGCTTGATCAGCCGAAAAATAAAATCATTTACGTAGGGCGAATCGCAAAGAAAGGCAAACGTCAGCACCTTATGATCGAAGCTTTTGCAAAAGTAGCCGACAAGTTTCCAGACTGGACCGTAGAGTTTTGGGGGCTCGAAAAATACGGTTCCTACAAACAGGAACTACTCGACCTAATCACAAAATACGGTCTGGAAAAAAATGTATTCATTAAAGGCTACAGCCAGAATATCGAAAACGAATACCGCAATGCAGACATCAATGCCTTCCCAAGCCTGCATGAAGGGTTCGGGCTCGGTCTGGCTGACGGAATGGCCATGGGGCTGCCCAGCATCGGATTTAACTATACGCCGTCGGTTAACGAGCTGATCCGTGATGGCGAAAACGGCTATCTGGTCAGCGACGCCGATGAATTTTCAGAGAAACTGGAACTGCTTATGAGCGATAAAGAACTGCGCAAAAAACTGGGAGCACAAGCTGCCGAAGATATGAAAAAGTTTGCTCCTGAAAAAATCATAGCTCAGTGGGATCAGCTGATTTCTGATACCACTCGCGCATTCCGCACGGATTTCTGAAAACAACAACCGGTCTACTATTTAGGCGCATCTTCCGATACCGCAGACTTCAACCCCAATAACAGCAAAAGACGCGTTATAAATTTCCCCAAATGCTCCGTTCGGCTCAGAACAACAGCCCGATAGAGCATTGTTTTCGCTGTGAATAAAATCCTGTTCCAATCGTGCTCAGAATAAAGTTCGGGTGATTTCTTTTTCAAGTACAGCACATCCCGGACCAGCACCGCTTTTGCAAACAGCGATCGCTGGGCAAAGATTGGCCGGTCAACCCCAGCGCAAATATTCGATCCATGTACCCGATAATACACCATTCCACTGGATACAGCCCCCACCCCCATTCCGCTGATAAGCGCGCGATAGCCCAAAATGATATCTTCAACCATTACTCCTTCAGGAATCGGCGGAAAAT of Tichowtungia aerotolerans contains these proteins:
- a CDS encoding glycosyltransferase, whose product is MKVMVVKDRNVLNTKFLAQFVNSLSSIGHEVHVVCDSYRKPGQGVVLDENVTFTNLSARTDNALKNFYIQLRKHLTIPSFRFQKLIQAERPDVIICYFLVDLFNVCFLQKHSVPVIMMNHNYPPVVFDRLKKKSKLRQRIYKELIEEADVLQVLNKSFESTISPYYDVKKIVTIGNAVVQIPPKKRAQLDQPKNKIIYVGRIAKKGKRQHLMIEAFAKVADKFPDWTVEFWGLEKYGSYKQELLDLITKYGLEKNVFIKGYSQNIENEYRNADINAFPSLHEGFGLGLADGMAMGLPSIGFNYTPSVNELIRDGENGYLVSDADEFSEKLELLMSDKELRKKLGAQAAEDMKKFAPEKIIAQWDQLISDTTRAFRTDF